The genome window GCACAGGTTTGGGCAATTCCCTGCTCTATTGAGATTTCCTGCCTGAACCCAAAATCCCTTTTTGCTTTTGCGCTGTCACAAATCCAATAACTCTGAGTTAGGTCTCTGGCCTTTTCAATATTAAGTGTTGCAGCCTTACTGCTGAACAGTGAGAAGAACTGGGCAACCGCGGCAATCACAAAAACCACTCCATGAGGAACCGGAATAGTCAGCGCTTTCTTTTTAAGTATATCAGCTGTAACTGCTCCAATCTCTTTCCATGTATAATATTTTTCAGAGGTGATAAAGTATATCTCCCCCTTCGATTTATCAGCTTCAGCGGCCATTACCATACCCCTGACCAGATCCTTCACATGAATGAGACTTACCTTCTTCTGGTCAAATCCAACTGAAGTTGTAATTCCCTTTGAGAATGTATTAAAATATATAAATATCTCTGTATCACGCTCGCCATAAACCGCAGGGGCACGGCAAATCGTGATGGGGAGCTTATCCATATATCTCATCGCCGTTTTTTCCTGTTCACGCTTGCTTCTGCCGTATGTGGTTATTGGCCGGCATTCCATATCTTCAGTTACCGCCTTTCCATCGGATGATGGTCCCGCAGCTGTCTGAGAACTGACTATGAGCACCCTCCTTAACGTAGGAGCAGCACGCAATGCGGCCTTGAGAAGGGTTTCAGTTGCTTCAACATTTCCATCATAGTACCCTTCCGGCTTCTTGGATTTAACCACCCCGGCCACGTGATATAAATAGTCAGCTCCTTCCAGAACTTTCTCAAGAGCCTCCTGACTCTCAAGCCCTACAGGCAGTATCTCAACCGGCTTACCGTTCAGCCATTTAAGATCACTTGACTTGCGGACAATACACCTGACCTGCAGCCCCTTCTCGAGCAAAAGATCTACCAAATGACTTCCGACGAACCCGTTTCCCCCCGTTACGACTGCTATTTTATTCATTTTCCTTTGAATTGGGTCTATATTGTTCAAAATTTTAAAATTGATTTACCAAAATAATCTTTATATTTGAAAGTTTTTCTATACGATATTACTTCGGAGGAGTATTTGGATCTCTTTAAAAAATGTTATGAATTTACGAGGGCCGATGAAATAAAGGCCATGGACTTATATCCCTATTTCCGTCCTATTCAGGAAAATGAAGGGCCTGTTGTTCAGATTGAAGGACGGAAGGTTGTGATGGCCGGCTCAAATAACTATCTGGGTCTGACCTCGCATCCTAAAGTAAAAGAAGCTGCCATTAAAGCAATTGAAAAATATGGAACCGGCTGTTCCGGCTCCCGCTACCTTACCGGTACGATTGATCTTCATAATGAGCTTGAATACCGTCTTGCAAAATTCTTTAATAAGCCCGCTGTTCTCTTATATTCTACCGGATACCAGACGGCTCAGGGTATTATCCCGACTCTGGTAAATCGCGGCGAATACGTGGTTTCCGACAAAGATAATCATGCCTGCATAGTTGCAGGGAACCTGATGGCAAGAGGTGCAACGGCTGAGATTGTCCGCTACAAGCACAATGACATGAATGACCTTGAAAGGGTCATGAAGAAACTACCTATTGATGCCGGTAAACTTTTAGTAAGTGACGGTGTCTTTTCAACGGGCGGAGAGATTGTTGACCTGAAAACACTTAATCAGATTGCCAAAAAATATAATGCCAAAATTCTGATTGATGATGCGCATGCAACAGGAGTAATCGGCAAGGGAGGAAGAGGAACAGCCAGCGAGTTTGATCTTGAAGATGAGATTGACCTTACCATGGGTACTTTTAGCAAGACTTTCGCATCACTCGGCGGATTTGTCGCCGGTGAAGAACGTGTTATCAATTTCCTGAAGCATGCATCCCCTGCACTTATCTTCAGTGCATCCCCTACTCCGGCTTCTGTTGCTGCAGCACTGGCAGCATTAGATATTCTGGAAGCTGAACCGGAACGGGTAACCAGACTTATCCGGAACGCAACCAAAGTAAGAACGGAATTAAAAGAAGCCGGCTTCAATGTTGTTGACGGAAGAACTGCAATTGTGCCGGTTATTGTGGGCAGTGACGAACTTGCATTCCAGATGTGGCGTCTGCTTTATGAAGCAGGTGTTTTTGTGAATGTATTTATTTCGCCGGGAGTACCGGCGGGCCGTCAGATGATGAGAACAAGCTATATGTCAACCCATGAGGATGAACATCTTGATTACATCATTGATACTTTTAAGAAAACCGGCAGACAGTTAGGTCTTATAGAATGAGTAAAGTGGAAATCGTCCCCGTTAAAGATAAAAGTCAGCTGATGACTTTTATCAAATTCCCATGGGAAATATATAAGGACGATCCGAATTGGGTTCCCCATCTCATAATGGACAGAAAAAAAGTCCTTAGCAAAGAAAAGAATCCGTTTTTTGAACATGGAGATGCTGATTATTTCCTTGCCTATAAAAATGGCAAACTAAGCGGAAGAATAGCAGCCATAAAAAATGATCTGCATAATCAGCACCATCATGATAAAACAGGATTTTTCGGATTCTTTGAATGTTATAATGATCAGGAAGTGGCAAATGCTTTGTTTGATTCAGCAAAAGACTGGCTGAAACAGCGCGGCTTTGATAATATGCGCGGGCCGGCTAATCCATCAAGCAATGATGAATACGGTATGCTCTTTGAAGGGTATGATGACCCTCCGCGTCTGCTTATGTCTTATAATCCCCCGTATTACAATGATCTCTGCGCTAACTACGGCTTTGCAAAAGCAAAAGATCTTTTCGCCTATTCCATCGAGAACAAAGATATGGTGCAGGAGAAAAAGATTGAACGTATTGCAGAACTGGCCAAACAGCGTGCCGGAATAACTATCCGTGAAATCAACATGAAAGATTTCAAGGCGGAACTCGAGAAAGTAAAATTCGTATATAATAAAGCATGGGCTCCTAACTGGGGCTTTGTGCCGATGACGGATAAAGAAATTGATGCTGTAGCAGCGGACCTTAAACCGATTGTTGAACCTTCCATTGTACTCTTTGGAGAAATTGATGGTCATGTAGCCGGTTTTGCGCTTTGTATGCTCGATTACAATGCAGTCTTCAAAAAAATGAATGGCAGGCTTTTCCCCTTTGGCTGGTATCACCTCCTTACCGGCAAGAAGTATATAACCTGGGCGCGAATTCTTATTCTTGGTGTGGTACCAGAATATCAGAAAAAAGGACTGGATGCCGTATTTTACTGGGAAGTCCTTAAACGTGCCGAGAAGATAGGTATCCTGCGCGGTGAAGCGTCATGGATTCTTGAAGACAATACCATGATGAACCGCGGTGCAGAAGCAATGCACGGTAAAGTATATAAAAAATACCGTATTTACGATAAACCAATCTGATGCGTAAATTGCTCCTCCTGCTGTTCCTGACGGCAGAATTGGTCTTTCCGCAGTTTTCATTACGTGACTCCTCCCTGCTGAGGAGTCTTTTTTTTCGTACTCCGGCTCAGGGTCTGGTAATTCAATATCTTCATGCTGATGATTCAGATTCTATAAAAGCAGGTCTGCTTGCCGCAGGAAATATGCCTGACTCCCTTTATATCAATGAAATTCTTAAACTTCCCTTTTCGTTGTACCCAAATGAGATTTCATTCGCACTGAGCAAACAAACTGCCGGACAGCAAATCAGTGATTATCTCTGGGCAGGGTTTGAAAAGCACAAACAGAAGGATTTGCGGAAAGTTATTGCAGAAACTCTTGGATTAACCGGTTCAAGTGAGGATTTCAAAAAGCTTTCGACCTTCTGGTTAAAAAAGAATAATCTTCCGGGAATCTCCGAAGCTATCTTTCATTTCAGGAACAGGCAGATAAAGCAGGATTCCCTGCAGAGGCTTATCCTGCTCACCGAGCTCAGTTCATCTGAAAAAGCAAGACAAATATCAGCACTCTTTTCACTAAACAGATTTGGGAAAGACGCCGAAATAAAAAAGGCAGCTGAAAAATATTTATTCCTGTTGGGAGGTGGCAGAAACCCTGATATATTTGCCGGGCTTTTACAGCTCCTCCGGCGCAACAGCGATACACTCTCCTCTTTTTCCATGGTGCGTCCTTACCTGAGGCATAAAAAGTTTATCGTCAAAACCGAAGCAATATCGGCACTAAAAAACTACAGATTTACAAAAACCAGAGAGTATAAGCTGCTCGGAGAACTGCTGCTTTCTGACAATCACGGCATTGCGTATCAGACTTCTCAGCAAATACGCCAGAATATGTTTTCTGATAAGGCAGCAGATTATTTGTCAAAAACCATCAGAAACTATTTAAACACAGCAGCCGCAGTAACACCGGTCAGTCAGGAGTATATTCTTACTTTGCTTTATCTCAATCCTGATCAGAGAAAAAGTATTTTCTCCGGATATGAGGGCAGGCTTAACCGCAGTTACTGGTATATAGCTCAGGAAATTATTGGCACTCCGGCCCCCGAACTTCTGGAATATGCCGTGAGTGAGTTTCCTGGACTTGACCAGCCCGCGCGTCTGCAGTCATTCACACAACTCTATAAACCGGATGTGCAGTCTCTTTTAGCGGCTAATCCCCTTTACAAACAGTATATATGGATGATATTGAAGTCCGGAGAATCCCCTCTCATTTCAACTTTTGCTGATCAGGCAACTGAGGCGGTAGTTCAGACCGGGAGTGATAATTATCAGAAACAACTTCTGAGTCTTTTCAAGGAAAGAATTGACGATGCTGACTTCAACGAAGCGCTTATTTCAATTTATAACTTTATAAAAAAATTTTTCCCTGAGTCTCTGCAGTATCTTAACGAATTAGCTTCCCGCTCAAAACTGAAATCAATCAATGGATTAAGCGGAAAACCTTCAATCGCGGGTGAAAACAGCATGAGGGAAAAACTGTTTTCTGAGCTGATGCAGAATGCATTTTCAACCAGCACAGCTGAAATTGAAACAAGCGAAGGGAAAATTACCGTAAAATTAAATTCCGGAATTGCTCCCTTTTCGGCAGGAAATTTTATCAAACTGGCAAAAGACGGATTTTTTAAGGGGGTAAACTTTCACAGAGTGGTTCCCGGCTTTGTCATCCAGGCAGGTGACCGCACGGGAACAGGATGGGGCGGCCCCGGTTATGAAATCATTTCTGAATACTCATGGGCTCCGTATATACCAGGCACCATGGGCATGGCAAGCGCGGGCAAGGATACAGAGGGTTCACAATGGTTTATTACGCAATGGTATTACCCTCACCTTCAAGGCAGATATACGGTCTTTGGCAGCGTTATTGAAGGATTTGACACTGTTACCCGCATACCGCAGGGTACGTATATCAGAACGATTACCGTCCGCTAAATCTACCTCAGCATCTCATCATATTTTGAAGCATGCGGAGGGTCTAACCTCTTCAGTTTCCTGAAAACTTCCTTATCAGCATAATCAGAGAGCAGATCAACTATCTCACCGTGCTTTGCATCAAAAAACGTTTTTGGATAGACACTTTTAAGATCTATCTGTGACTGAATTGATTCAAGAGCGTCCACAATCTTCACTACTCTTTCCTGAGCAGACTTTCTGTTCCTGACCGAAAGATCAACACCGAGATGATAATCAGCAAATGCTTCTCTGAACAGACGGTATTTTTCATTCAGCATATTTTCAACAAGGTCTTTTCTGTTGTATGATCCTGTTGCAGATTCCCAGCCCTTCGAATAACGTGAGGATGCGGCCAAATTAACGATGTCAGCAGCTCTCTTAAAATTTTCAGTCCCGGCCAGTTTCTCCCATGAATCTTCATCAAGTCCGATTATGACATACGCATAATAATCCAGCAGGCTGGTAACTGAATTGAACATCATAGGGTTAAAATAAAACTGCTGGTTTCTTTCATACATCAGATTCCAGTTTGAATCAAATACGCGAAGCATTGGGGAAAATTTATCAGATTTGTATATCTGCCTTTGGCTAACAACAACTAACTGCGCCTGATAATTTAGCTCATCTGTTGCTGAGATAAAAGAAATCTGAAACGAGCAGCGGATTTTCGCGTAGGGCCACTCACTTCCCGTAAACCTGGTATTATTTATGTAGTTTTCAAGATCGGCTGCAAAATTGACAAGAATCTCTTTATTCACGACAGGCAGATTCTGAAAATTTGCCGTCACCGTGGCAAGAAGTTCCTGGCCTGAGGCGGGACGGAACATCAGGATTATAAAGAAAACCAGATATTTTCTCATTTTGCTTTCCGTGATTTGTTTTTGCAATTTTGAACACAGCAATTTAGGAAAAAAATAACTGCTTTGAAATCCATGAATAATTTCGGGAGTTTCGGAATTCATTACCTGTCCTGGGCAGCCGCTTTACTGCTTTCAGCCCTGCAGTTTTCATACGGACAGTTCTATAACGGGGTCAGACAGACCGCGCTTAGTTTCTCCTCTGTCTCCTATTACCAGGATGTTTTCTCTGCTGTTCAGAATCCGGCGCTCTTCTCCCCTGGTGAACAGGTTGAGATAAAGTCCTTTTATTCCCCTTCACCTTTCGGACTAAACGAACTGGCACTTCTGGGTGCGGGAGCTTCATTTTCTTTGAGCGGAACAAGAGTAACAACATCAATAGCTTCTTACGGATACAGTCTCTACCGGGAAAATACGCTCATGATATCCGCGGCGGCCAATATGTTTGGATTCAACGCCGGATTATCCCTTCAGGCAGCGCATGTGAATATTAAAGGTTACGGCACATCTCTGGTTCCGGTCTTTTCGGCAGGAATCCGTTATCCGCTCTTTCCGTTTCTTTCAGTTGGTTCATCCTTCAGTAATCTTGCAAATGCAAGCTGGAGCAATACTAACGATCAGATAGGCCAGACCTCACTCTTTGGTATCAGATACGAAGAAGAGGATTTTCTCGCTCTTTCTTTTACCCTGAAAAATGAATCAGGGTATAAGGCCGAACAGCTCGCAGGTCTTGAAGTGAAACCTTCAGAATATCTGCTTTTAATGGCAGGAATGCAGTTTACCACGCGCCAGTATTCCACAGGCATTTCATTTATTTATATGGGAATCGTTGCAGACTACGCCACAGTTATTCACCCGATACTCGGACTTTCTCATCAGTTTGCATTGGGATATACCATTCGATGAGAGTGCCGGGGGTTATAGCATTCTTTCTGATTTTCAGCTTTGGGCTGCTCGCCCAGACTGACTCACTGGAAGGTGTTTCAGAACCGTTTAATTTTGTGAGCGAAGAGGAGTCAGGTTCTTTTTTTGAATATATAACCGATTTATTCACTACAGGAATTCATCTCAACCGCGCCAGTAAAGCGGATTTCCTGGAACTTGATGGCTTTGACGAAGAGACCGCTGAAAAAATCATTCATTACCGGCGTGAAAACGGTAAGTTTTATTCCACGGGAGAACTATATATTATTCCCGGAATTAATCAGGATATCATAAGAAAATACTTCTCTTTTTTCAGAGTTGACGAAGCATGGGCATCCGGCAGAATCATAAACGGTAATCTACTGTACAGGCAGGAAAAACAATTTAACAATGATCTGCCAGCATCATATCCCGGGAGCGAATTCAGGCAGATGTTAAAAGCAGATATCCGTTTTCCAAATGATATTCAGGCGAGATTTATAACCGAAAAAGATCCTGGTGAACTCAGTTTTGCCGATCATTACACCGGATTCATAAACTGGAAAAGCGCAACTATGATCCGGTCGCTTACCACCGGTTCCTTTATTCTCCGCTCACCCGCCGGATTGCTTTCCGGAGCAGCTTACTATATACCATTCGGCAGCCGTATATCCCGGTTCAGTCCGGATATTCAGGTAAGAGGTTTTAGCAGCAGTGAGGAAAACCGTTTCTTGCTTGGCGGTGCGGCTGAACTTGAACTTTCCGGTGTTACGCTCACTCCTTTTTACTCAAGTAACAGCTATGATGGCAGTTTCAGCAGTTATAATGAGTATTATTCCCTCATTGATGGCGGCTATCACAGGAGTATTACTGAACGCAGGTTAAGGGACGGGCTGAAGATTACGAGTTCTGGGATATCTGCTAATGTTACACATTCCTCAGGGGCCGGAGGAAGTTTTACATTTTATCATCAGGATATAAAAAGTGCGTTAAACCGGGGTGTGAATAATTTCGCGTCCGCTTCCCTGTCAGCAAGTTTTTACGAATTTTCCGCAATGAGTGAGTTGGTTTACAGCAGCAGCGGATTAAATGTTGTTATCCATGCAGGCAGAAAATCAACGGGAAAAACCCCTGCAGGAGTATATTTTAGACGGCTTAGGGAAAACAGTCTTCCTGTATACGCAAATCCATACCGTGAAAGCAGTTATCTTTATTCCGAGACCGGAGGCGGCTTATACTTTCGAATAAATCCATTTTCACTTCCGTTAGATATCGTCACAGATGTTTTTAGTTACCATAGGAAAACAGAACCGGTCACTTTGACAGGATTCAGATGCATGATAAAGAGTGAAAAACGATTGAATTCCTCAACAGTCATTAAGGCCGTTTATTCGGTCCGGTCAAAAGATAAAATAATCTCCGAACTCCTTTCACAAAAAAACAGCATGGGAGCCCGGCATTCGGTATCAATTATTGTGCAGAATTATTTTTCCGCGGAAGCCTCCGTCCGGAACCGGCTGATATATAATGTCTATGATAATACAGTAACAGTAAGCGAAGACGGATTTGCTTATATAACCGAATTCCGGTACCAAAAGGAGAAGTATGGTATTATCCTGGGCTACTCCGGATTTAGCGGAGAGATGATTGAGACTGCATCCTATTTCAGCGAACGGACTTTCCTCGATTACGGTCTCTTTAAATCACTCATCGGTACAGGAAACTACCTTTACACTTCCCTGTTTGCAAATCTTCCGTTTGGTTTCAGACTCTCTTTGAGAGCCGGACTGGAAAACAAAACCAGTTATGACGGCTTAGCTGTAAACAGTAGTAACGGCAGTGTTATCCTCCAGTACACGTGGTAAAAGGTTTATCCGTTTCGAGTGATAAGCCGTACCGAGTGCCTGAAACTGAGATAGTACCACACCCATTCAGCCATTACCTTAAAGCGGTTTCTGAACCCGATCAGATAAAGGACGTGAATAAATGACCAGAGCAGCCAGGCAATCACCCCAGAGAATTTAAGATTTCCGACTACGGCAATCGCTTTTGCCCTGCCAATCGTTGCCATACTTCCTTTGTTTCGATAAACAAAAGGTTTTCGATTCTGTTTTTTGTTATTGTCAATCAGTGAAACAACATGTCTCGCCTGCTGGATTGCAACCGTTGCAATTCCCGGAAGCACTCCTTCCTTCTCATCCTTAAAAAAAGCTGAGTCTCCGATTACGAAAATATCCGGTGAACCTGGAATAGAAAGATCCGGTTCGACGAATACTCTGCCAGCCCTGTCAAGAGGTACATCCAAAGATTGCAATAAGGGGGATGCCTGATTTCCCGCTGCCCAAATGATGGTTCCTGCATGTATTTTTTCATTATCCAGCATGACTGCCCCGTCATTCAAAGAAGTGACCTTTCTGCCGGATAAAACGGTTACCCCCATTTCGCTGAGGTCTTCCTTTGCTCTGAATGAAAGGTCATCGGGATAGGAACTCAGAATTCCCGGTGCTGCTTCAATAAGGAATATTCTGGTATCTGAAGTATTTATTCTTCTGAAATCATCCTTGAGGTCTTTTCTTGCCATCTCCGCAATAGCGCCTGCCATCTCCACCCCTGTAGGCCCGCCTCCGATAACCACAAATGTCATAAGAGTTTTTCTTTCCTCCGGGTCAGTGGTCAGTTCGGCACGTTCAAAAGCAAGGAGTATTTTCTCACGAATCTGAAGAGCATCCTCAACGGTTTTTAATCCCGGAGCGTTTTTTTCCCATTCAGGATTTCCAAAATATGAATGCCTGGCTCCCGGTGCTAAGATGAGATAGTCAAAATCCACTGAAGAACTGCTTAATTTAAGTTTTTTAGCTGTTTTATCTACTGACTTCACTTCATCCATCAAAACGGTGACGTTCTCCTGATCCTTAAAAACTGCCCTGATCGGGACGGCAATATCTGCAGGTGAAAGTGCTGCAGTTGCAACCTGATACAGAAGCGGCTGGAAGAGATGATGATTTGTGCGATCAATAACGAGGACATCAAAATCGGTGTTTTTAAATCTTTTAGCAGCCGTCAGTCCTCCAAAACCGCCGCCAACTATTACTACTTTCTCTTTTTTAGACATGGAACTCTCAGTTTACTTTACCTGGTTTAACTCAAAAAGATGCCAAATGTTCCGGCAAAATAGGAATTTCGTTACATCTTATCCCCCTTGTTTCGATGAACACATTAGATTAATGAGGACTGGTTTTTAAGGATGATGAAAACGCTGAAGAATGGCCTTAAAGAATCAGAAACAGCGCATAAATCTTCGAAAAATCGGGAAATATTCACCTTTTTAATTGTTTTTTCCGATAGAAAGTGCTATTTTTATGTAGAT of Ignavibacteriales bacterium contains these proteins:
- a CDS encoding peptidylprolyl isomerase, which produces MQNAFSTSTAEIETSEGKITVKLNSGIAPFSAGNFIKLAKDGFFKGVNFHRVVPGFVIQAGDRTGTGWGGPGYEIISEYSWAPYIPGTMGMASAGKDTEGSQWFITQWYYPHLQGRYTVFGSVIEGFDTVTRIPQGTYIRTITVR
- a CDS encoding DUF4835 family protein, producing MRKYLVFFIILMFRPASGQELLATVTANFQNLPVVNKEILVNFAADLENYINNTRFTGSEWPYAKIRCSFQISFISATDELNYQAQLVVVSQRQIYKSDKFSPMLRVFDSNWNLMYERNQQFYFNPMMFNSVTSLLDYYAYVIIGLDEDSWEKLAGTENFKRAADIVNLAASSRYSKGWESATGSYNRKDLVENMLNEKYRLFREAFADYHLGVDLSVRNRKSAQERVVKIVDALESIQSQIDLKSVYPKTFFDAKHGEIVDLLSDYADKEVFRKLKRLDPPHASKYDEMLR
- a CDS encoding helix-hairpin-helix domain-containing protein, translating into MRVPGVIAFFLIFSFGLLAQTDSLEGVSEPFNFVSEEESGSFFEYITDLFTTGIHLNRASKADFLELDGFDEETAEKIIHYRRENGKFYSTGELYIIPGINQDIIRKYFSFFRVDEAWASGRIINGNLLYRQEKQFNNDLPASYPGSEFRQMLKADIRFPNDIQARFITEKDPGELSFADHYTGFINWKSATMIRSLTTGSFILRSPAGLLSGAAYYIPFGSRISRFSPDIQVRGFSSSEENRFLLGGAAELELSGVTLTPFYSSNSYDGSFSSYNEYYSLIDGGYHRSITERRLRDGLKITSSGISANVTHSSGAGGSFTFYHQDIKSALNRGVNNFASASLSASFYEFSAMSELVYSSSGLNVVIHAGRKSTGKTPAGVYFRRLRENSLPVYANPYRESSYLYSETGGGLYFRINPFSLPLDIVTDVFSYHRKTEPVTLTGFRCMIKSEKRLNSSTVIKAVYSVRSKDKIISELLSQKNSMGARHSVSIIVQNYFSAEASVRNRLIYNVYDNTVTVSEDGFAYITEFRYQKEKYGIILGYSGFSGEMIETASYFSERTFLDYGLFKSLIGTGNYLYTSLFANLPFGFRLSLRAGLENKTSYDGLAVNSSNGSVILQYTW
- a CDS encoding aminotransferase class I/II-fold pyridoxal phosphate-dependent enzyme, coding for MDLFKKCYEFTRADEIKAMDLYPYFRPIQENEGPVVQIEGRKVVMAGSNNYLGLTSHPKVKEAAIKAIEKYGTGCSGSRYLTGTIDLHNELEYRLAKFFNKPAVLLYSTGYQTAQGIIPTLVNRGEYVVSDKDNHACIVAGNLMARGATAEIVRYKHNDMNDLERVMKKLPIDAGKLLVSDGVFSTGGEIVDLKTLNQIAKKYNAKILIDDAHATGVIGKGGRGTASEFDLEDEIDLTMGTFSKTFASLGGFVAGEERVINFLKHASPALIFSASPTPASVAAALAALDILEAEPERVTRLIRNATKVRTELKEAGFNVVDGRTAIVPVIVGSDELAFQMWRLLYEAGVFVNVFISPGVPAGRQMMRTSYMSTHEDEHLDYIIDTFKKTGRQLGLIE
- a CDS encoding NAD(P)/FAD-dependent oxidoreductase, giving the protein MSKKEKVVIVGGGFGGLTAAKRFKNTDFDVLVIDRTNHHLFQPLLYQVATAALSPADIAVPIRAVFKDQENVTVLMDEVKSVDKTAKKLKLSSSSVDFDYLILAPGARHSYFGNPEWEKNAPGLKTVEDALQIREKILLAFERAELTTDPEERKTLMTFVVIGGGPTGVEMAGAIAEMARKDLKDDFRRINTSDTRIFLIEAAPGILSSYPDDLSFRAKEDLSEMGVTVLSGRKVTSLNDGAVMLDNEKIHAGTIIWAAGNQASPLLQSLDVPLDRAGRVFVEPDLSIPGSPDIFVIGDSAFFKDEKEGVLPGIATVAIQQARHVVSLIDNNKKQNRKPFVYRNKGSMATIGRAKAIAVVGNLKFSGVIAWLLWSFIHVLYLIGFRNRFKVMAEWVWYYLSFRHSVRLITRNG
- a CDS encoding NAD-dependent epimerase/dehydratase family protein; this translates as MNKIAVVTGGNGFVGSHLVDLLLEKGLQVRCIVRKSSDLKWLNGKPVEILPVGLESQEALEKVLEGADYLYHVAGVVKSKKPEGYYDGNVEATETLLKAALRAAPTLRRVLIVSSQTAAGPSSDGKAVTEDMECRPITTYGRSKREQEKTAMRYMDKLPITICRAPAVYGERDTEIFIYFNTFSKGITTSVGFDQKKVSLIHVKDLVRGMVMAAEADKSKGEIYFITSEKYYTWKEIGAVTADILKKKALTIPVPHGVVFVIAAVAQFFSLFSSKAATLNIEKARDLTQSYWICDSAKAKRDFGFRQEISIEQGIAQTCAWYKKEGWI